GACAAACGAAAGGATAGTACGGGGACTGTATGAATCGTCTGCCAGCGGTGACACCGAGAGTATCCGGTCCATCATGTCCTCCGATATTGAGTTACATATGCCCAGTGGATTCGCCGATGACGGACGTTCTACGGGATCAATGAGACGCTGGGCCGACCCACCCCACGCGATGTCGAACGAGGCGACACGGGTCGGACGCCGCTCCCATTTCTCTCACTCAGGACCGGGCGGGCCACGTCGTCCATTTTCGTCGGTATGAACCGTTAGCGGGCTTATTTCTACGGAGCGGCAAGCCACAAAATGCGCCAATCTTGGGGGGATGGGACGTCACATGCTCCAGTCCCCGTTTTCCCTGGCGCTGTGAGTTCCTCGACGCACTCCACCCAGTGACCGAACTCCGTCGCACCGCTGCCCGAGCTGCGGAAGCGACCGGTGACGACGACTTCGAGAAAGTGAGTACTCACGACCTTCGCCGTCGATTCGCCCAGCGGCTGCTCGTCGACGAGCAAATGAACCCACGTGTTGTGATGGCCGTCGGCGGGTGGGATAGTTTCGCCGCAATTGAACCGTACCTGAACGCGCCCAGCGAGAACGTTATCGACGACGCCTTCGGTGCTGTCGAAATCTGAGACCGACCAAGCATCAGTTGAGCGTGACACTATTGCGCAATGGTGTGCGCGTCTCTTTTGTCTCGTTGCGTCTCAAAATCGTCAGACGATACAATTCCTTCTCACTTAATCAGACAAGTAGTCAACATTTTCTGGATATGGGTACTCCGATTCCAAGTGCTTGAGAATCTTCTTTGGATACGGGGTGTAAGATGGTTCTGTAGAAACTCCTTGAGGCCAGCACTCTTCAAATACTGATTTAATATCAAATATATTAGCAACCCTTGCACAAGGATTGCCATATGATTGCCCGATAGTAGGGCGCTTCGCCCCGAACGATTCAAACCACTCTTGCAGTCTCTCAGCACCTTCCTCACAGTCAACAGGGATACCCCATCCACTACCAGCAGTAAAGTACCCACCTGACTCTAGGTATCCTCGTACAAACGGCGCACGAAGACTGGTATCCAACGCTGGAATTTCAGTCTCTTGCTCCTCTGGGTCTGGATATCCAGCAGAGAGGAGATTATTAATAAATGTGCGATTTGAAATGATTGTCTCGACTCTCTCTTGTTCCTGATCGGGTGCAGGGCTGAGGCGTCGAATTGAGTATTTGCTTTCAATAGCTTTGGAGAACCCTCTAACGAAGTGTTCCTTGCTTACGGGCCGAGACACATGGAAGGTAACCTGTCCCTCACCACGCTGGATTGATGAGTATGCAATAAGCGTTCCCAGCCAGTACGCTTTGTCCGATGAGTCTAATTTACTGAAATACTGTTCGTTGATCTCGGTTATGGCGTGTTTCCCCTCACCCCGTTCATATACCTCTAACCCCGCTTCGCGCTTAGCCTCATTCCATGTGCCAAAGGCACTCTCTATAACATACCCGGACACTTCGAGGTCTAGCGAATTGAATTGGCGTAGCGACGGTGACCGCCCTAGATCTTCTTTCGCATTTTTTAATAGTGTAATCATTTTCTCCTTCTGCTCGGCAGGTGTCTCTTCCGAAACTTCTTCAGGATTATCAGGGAGCGTCTCAGACAGCATATTGTCGATTGATCTGGTATGGTCATCAGACATATATATAATACAAATAATTTAACCATACAAAGTTAATGTGAAGTCGCCAGCCGAGAAGCCCGCCGCAAGTGGCGCTGTCGACGACTCATTATTGAGCCGCTTAGTTGCTTATAAATACGGAAAGCCCACTCGGGAGAGACGATTCTCCTGAGTGGGCTGAAAGGTATGAATGGTGGCGGCGAACCAGATTTCCCAGAGGCTCGCGCACTCCAGTACTCCCCGGAACGCTGGTGGGCTTATCTTCCGTGTTCGGGATGGGTACGGGAGGCAACCCCACCGCTGTGGCCGCCTAACGTCGAGTCGCGGAATCGAACCGCGATAGTACCAGTCTCGATCGATCTCCACCGTGTGATTACGTGCGATCCAGTTTGCGCCTGGACTCGTTCAGCGACGAGATAATTCGTCGGTGAATGAGTCACAGTGCGTATGAATGATGGCTTTGGTCTATTAGTGCTCGTGGGCTTAACGTCTCGTTACCTCGACGCGCACACCCCGAGTCTATCGACCGCGTCTTATACGCGGGACCTCAGCGGTGTCTCTTTTCCAAGTGGGTTTCGAGCTTAGATGCGTTCAGCTCTTACCCCGTGTGGCGTGGCTACCCGGCACGTGCTCTCTCGAACAACCGGTACACCAGTGGCCACCAACCGTAGTTCCTCTCGTACTATACGGTCGTTCTT
This genomic stretch from Haloarcula sp. CBA1127 harbors:
- a CDS encoding homing endonuclease associated repeat-containing protein, whose protein sequence is MSDDHTRSIDNMLSETLPDNPEEVSEETPAEQKEKMITLLKNAKEDLGRSPSLRQFNSLDLEVSGYVIESAFGTWNEAKREAGLEVYERGEGKHAITEINEQYFSKLDSSDKAYWLGTLIAYSSIQRGEGQVTFHVSRPVSKEHFVRGFSKAIESKYSIRRLSPAPDQEQERVETIISNRTFINNLLSAGYPDPEEQETEIPALDTSLRAPFVRGYLESGGYFTAGSGWGIPVDCEEGAERLQEWFESFGAKRPTIGQSYGNPCARVANIFDIKSVFEECWPQGVSTEPSYTPYPKKILKHLESEYPYPENVDYLSD